In Marmota flaviventris isolate mMarFla1 chromosome 17, mMarFla1.hap1, whole genome shotgun sequence, a single genomic region encodes these proteins:
- the Cdr2l gene encoding cerebellar degeneration-related protein 2-like isoform X1, producing MRRATRMEDFAEEEEPWYDQQDLEQDLHLAAELGKTLLERNKELEESLQQMYSTNEEQVQEIEYLTKQLDTLRHVNEQHAKVYEQLDLTARDLELTNQRLVLDSKAAQQKIHGLTETIERLQAQVEELQAQVEQLRDLEQLRVRREKRERRRTIHTFPCLKELCTSPRCEDAFRLHSSSLELGPRPLEQENERLQTLVGVLRSQVSQERQRKERAEREYTAVLQEYTELERQLCEMEGCRLRVQELEAELLELQQMKQAKTYLLGRDDHLAEALLAPLTQAPESDDPQPGIGDDSGAQDGVSSPAASPGHAVRKSCSDTALNAIVAKDPASRHAGNLTLHANSVRRRGMSILREVDEQYHALLEKYEELLSKCRQHGAGVRHTGVQTSRPISRDSSWRDLRGGEEGQGEAKAGEKSLSQHVEAVDKRLEQSQPEYKALFKEIFARIQKTKADINSTKVKTHSSK from the exons ATGCGGAGAGCCACCAGGATGGAGGACTTCGCAGAGGAAGAGGAGCCCTGGTACGACCAGCAGGACCTGGAGCAGG ACTTGCACCTGGCCGCAGAGCTGGGGAAGACCCTGCTGGAGAGGAACAAGGAACTGGAGGAGTCCCTGCAGCAGATGTACTCCACCAACGAGGAGCAAGTGCAGGAGATCGAG TACCTGACCAAGCAGCTGGACACACTGCGGCACGTAAACGAGCAGCACGCCAAAGTGTATGAGCAGCTGGACCTGACAGCCCGGGACCTGGAGCTGACCAACCAGAGGCTGGTGCTGGATAGTAAGGCCGCCCAGCAGAAGATCCATGG GTTGACAGAGACGATCGAGCGCCTGCAGGCCCAGGTGGAGGAGCTGCAGGCCCAGGTAGAGCAGCTGCGCGACCTGGAGCAGCTGCGCGTGCGCCGGGAGAAGCGGGAACGCAGGCGCACCATCCACACCTTCCCCTGCCTCAAGGAGCTGTGCACCAGCCCGCG GTGCGAGGATGCCTTTCGCCTGCACAGCTCCTCCCTGGAGCTGGGCCCTCGGCCCCTGGAGCAGGAGAACGAGAGGCTGCAGACCTTGGTGGGAGTGCTGCGTTCCCAGGTGAGCCAGGAGCGGCAGCGCAAGGAGCGGGCAGAGCGCGAGTACACTGCGGTGCTGCAGGAGTACACGGAGCTGGAGCGGCAGCTGTGTGAGATGGAGGGCTGCCGCCTGCGCGTGCAGGAGCTGGAGGCCGAGCTGCTGGAGCTGCAACAGATGAAACAAGCCAAGACCTACCTGCTGGGCCGGGATGACCACCTGGCTGAGGCCCTGCTGGCACCCCTCACCCAGGCCCCTGAATCTGACGATCCCCAGCCGGGCATCGGAGATGACTCTGGTGCCCAGGACGGTGTCTCCTCACCTGCTGCCTCCCCCGGCCACGCGGTGCGTAAGAGCTGCAGCGACACGGCTCTCAATGCCATTGTGGCCAAAGACCCAGCCAGCAGGCACGCAGGCAACCTCACGCTGCACGCCAACAGCGTGCGCCGGCGGGGCATGTCCATCCTGCGGGAGGTGGATGAGCAGTACCACGCGCTGCTGGAGAAGTACGAGGAGCTGCTGAGCAAGTGCCGGCAGCACGGGGCTGGTGTGCGGCACACCGGCGTGCAGACCTCGCGGCCCATCTCCCGGGACAGCTCATGGAGGGACCTGCGGGGGGGCGAGGAGGGCCagggggaggccaaggcaggtgAGAAGAGCCTGAGCCAGCATGTGGAGGCCGTGGACAAGCGGCTGGAGCAGAGCCAGCCCGAGTACAAGGCACTCTTCAAAGAGATCTTCGCCAGGATCCAGAAGACCAAGGCCGACATCAACTCCACCAAAGTTAAGACACACAGCAGCAAGTGA
- the Cdr2l gene encoding cerebellar degeneration-related protein 2-like isoform X2: MYSTNEEQVQEIEYLTKQLDTLRHVNEQHAKVYEQLDLTARDLELTNQRLVLDSKAAQQKIHGLTETIERLQAQVEELQAQVEQLRDLEQLRVRREKRERRRTIHTFPCLKELCTSPRCEDAFRLHSSSLELGPRPLEQENERLQTLVGVLRSQVSQERQRKERAEREYTAVLQEYTELERQLCEMEGCRLRVQELEAELLELQQMKQAKTYLLGRDDHLAEALLAPLTQAPESDDPQPGIGDDSGAQDGVSSPAASPGHAVRKSCSDTALNAIVAKDPASRHAGNLTLHANSVRRRGMSILREVDEQYHALLEKYEELLSKCRQHGAGVRHTGVQTSRPISRDSSWRDLRGGEEGQGEAKAGEKSLSQHVEAVDKRLEQSQPEYKALFKEIFARIQKTKADINSTKVKTHSSK, translated from the exons ATGTACTCCACCAACGAGGAGCAAGTGCAGGAGATCGAG TACCTGACCAAGCAGCTGGACACACTGCGGCACGTAAACGAGCAGCACGCCAAAGTGTATGAGCAGCTGGACCTGACAGCCCGGGACCTGGAGCTGACCAACCAGAGGCTGGTGCTGGATAGTAAGGCCGCCCAGCAGAAGATCCATGG GTTGACAGAGACGATCGAGCGCCTGCAGGCCCAGGTGGAGGAGCTGCAGGCCCAGGTAGAGCAGCTGCGCGACCTGGAGCAGCTGCGCGTGCGCCGGGAGAAGCGGGAACGCAGGCGCACCATCCACACCTTCCCCTGCCTCAAGGAGCTGTGCACCAGCCCGCG GTGCGAGGATGCCTTTCGCCTGCACAGCTCCTCCCTGGAGCTGGGCCCTCGGCCCCTGGAGCAGGAGAACGAGAGGCTGCAGACCTTGGTGGGAGTGCTGCGTTCCCAGGTGAGCCAGGAGCGGCAGCGCAAGGAGCGGGCAGAGCGCGAGTACACTGCGGTGCTGCAGGAGTACACGGAGCTGGAGCGGCAGCTGTGTGAGATGGAGGGCTGCCGCCTGCGCGTGCAGGAGCTGGAGGCCGAGCTGCTGGAGCTGCAACAGATGAAACAAGCCAAGACCTACCTGCTGGGCCGGGATGACCACCTGGCTGAGGCCCTGCTGGCACCCCTCACCCAGGCCCCTGAATCTGACGATCCCCAGCCGGGCATCGGAGATGACTCTGGTGCCCAGGACGGTGTCTCCTCACCTGCTGCCTCCCCCGGCCACGCGGTGCGTAAGAGCTGCAGCGACACGGCTCTCAATGCCATTGTGGCCAAAGACCCAGCCAGCAGGCACGCAGGCAACCTCACGCTGCACGCCAACAGCGTGCGCCGGCGGGGCATGTCCATCCTGCGGGAGGTGGATGAGCAGTACCACGCGCTGCTGGAGAAGTACGAGGAGCTGCTGAGCAAGTGCCGGCAGCACGGGGCTGGTGTGCGGCACACCGGCGTGCAGACCTCGCGGCCCATCTCCCGGGACAGCTCATGGAGGGACCTGCGGGGGGGCGAGGAGGGCCagggggaggccaaggcaggtgAGAAGAGCCTGAGCCAGCATGTGGAGGCCGTGGACAAGCGGCTGGAGCAGAGCCAGCCCGAGTACAAGGCACTCTTCAAAGAGATCTTCGCCAGGATCCAGAAGACCAAGGCCGACATCAACTCCACCAAAGTTAAGACACACAGCAGCAAGTGA